The Actinotalea sp. JY-7876 sequence GTCGGCGAGGCGGGTGACGGCGAGACGGCCGTGAACCTCGCGGTCGAGCTCCGGCCCGACGTCGTCGTCATGGACGTGAAGATGCCCGTCATGGACGGCATCACGGCCGCCGAGCGGATCGGCAAGGAGCACGCCGCGCCGGTGGTGCTCCTGACCGCCTTCTCGCAGAAGGAGCTCGTCGAGCGCGCGCGCGACGCCGGCGCGATGGCGTACGTCATCAAGCCGTTCACGCCCGCCGACCTCCTGCCCGCCGTCGAGATCGCGATCTCGCGGTACAGCCAGATCAGCGCGCTCGAGGCCGAGGTCGCCGACCTCGCGGACCGGTTCGAGACGCGCAAGCGGGTCGACCGCGCCAAGGGCCTGCTCATGACGAAGATGGGCCTGACGGAGCCCGAGTCGTTCCGCTGGATCCAGAAGACGTCGATGGACCGCCGTCTGACGATGCGCGAGGTGGCAGACGCCGTCATCGAGCAGGTCGGTGGCGCGTCCTCCTGACACCTGCGCGTGACATCGCCGTAGGACGTTGGTCACAACTCGGCAACGACGCCGACTGATACGACGCATGTCACACTTCGGACACACTTCCGGGGTACGTTTCCGAGCACAGTCCGGCGCCGGGGCCTCCAAGCCGGTGCGGGAGAACACAGTGCTCAGAAGAGGGAGCTCCCGTATGAAGCGTTCCACTCACGCGGCTCGTGCCGCTGCTCTGGTAGGTGCCGTCGCTCTCGTGCTCACGGCGTGCGCCGGCGGTGGCGAGGAGGGCGGTGGCGAGGAGACCGGCAGCACCGGGGGCGGCGGCTCGTCGAGCGAGCCGCTGATCATCGGCTCCCTGCTCCCGCAGACCGGGTCGCTCGCCTACCTCGGCCCGCCCGAGATCGCCGGTGTCGACCTCGCGATCAAGGAGATCAACGAGGCCGGCGGCGTGCTCGGCAACGACGTCGAGGTCGTCCACGCGGACTCGTCCGACGCCGACAACGCCGAGGTCGCCACGCAGTCGGTCACCGACCTCCTGAGCCAGGAAGTCCAGGTCATCGTGGGCGCGGCGTCGTCCTCGGTGACGCTCAACGTCGTCGACGACATCACGGGCTCCGACGTCGTGCAGATCTCCCCGGCGAACACGGCGACCAGCCTCAGCGGCTACTCGGACTTCTACTTCCGGACCGCACCGTCGGACCTCATCCAGGGCCGCGCCCTCGCGAACGCGATCATCAACGACGGCCACTCCAACGTCGCCTTCCTCGTCTTCAACGACGACTACGGCGTCACGCTGCGGGACGTCGCGAAGGGTGAGCTCGAGGAGGCCGGCGTCACCGTCACGTACGGCAACCCC is a genomic window containing:
- a CDS encoding ANTAR domain-containing response regulator, with the translated sequence MGGPGPAPDAPGARPARRAVVAEDEALIRMDVVETLRDAGFDVVGEAGDGETAVNLAVELRPDVVVMDVKMPVMDGITAAERIGKEHAAPVVLLTAFSQKELVERARDAGAMAYVIKPFTPADLLPAVEIAISRYSQISALEAEVADLADRFETRKRVDRAKGLLMTKMGLTEPESFRWIQKTSMDRRLTMREVADAVIEQVGGASS
- a CDS encoding ABC transporter substrate-binding protein, with product MKRSTHAARAAALVGAVALVLTACAGGGEEGGGEETGSTGGGGSSSEPLIIGSLLPQTGSLAYLGPPEIAGVDLAIKEINEAGGVLGNDVEVVHADSSDADNAEVATQSVTDLLSQEVQVIVGAASSSVTLNVVDDITGSDVVQISPANTATSLSGYSDFYFRTAPSDLIQGRALANAIINDGHSNVAFLVFNDDYGVTLRDVAKGELEEAGVTVTYGNPGEEFDPASDDVIPSAVTAALSTSPDAVVVIAFDQTKLLIPALSSAGFDTSKLYLVDGNLADYSADFEPGTLEGAKGTQPGANASEEFRERLLEVNPDLKDYNYAGESYDAVVLAALAAVKGGGTDGPTIQANLHAVSGADGGTECETFADCVELIESGEDIDYVAVSGVGAFNEDNDPSSAWVGIYQFDAENKNAWISQEFGEL